In Bacillus sp. SB49, a single window of DNA contains:
- the thiL gene encoding thiamine-phosphate kinase gives MDEFSFIQSIQPKFYRQSSLIKGIQDDAAVFRAPASDIVTAVDTMVEGVHFTKDTMAPYHVGHRVLAANISDLAAMGSTPAYYLVSITIPSHWEEQELHDLYAGMDALAAGYHMDLIGGDTVSGQELSVTVTVIGMVDKNKARYRSVAQPADVVFVTGTLGDSRGGLEWLLKEGENPDKETAFLVERHRMPLPRVSFAAGLSNLERVALNDISDGIANEANEIAEASDVDLIIDADYLPYSDALMHVYPDRYKEWMLSGGEDFELLGTVPETDWERVQQIAEQLKLRITRVGSVTSKRQEEASVYLQEHGQRKRLEKSGYTHLRSE, from the coding sequence ATGGATGAGTTTTCGTTTATTCAATCAATTCAACCGAAGTTTTATCGGCAGTCTTCTCTGATTAAAGGAATTCAGGATGATGCGGCTGTTTTTCGCGCTCCCGCAAGTGATATCGTCACAGCGGTGGATACGATGGTGGAGGGGGTCCATTTCACGAAAGATACAATGGCTCCTTATCATGTCGGTCACCGGGTGTTGGCAGCCAATATAAGTGATTTGGCTGCGATGGGGAGTACGCCTGCTTATTATCTCGTTTCCATCACGATCCCTTCCCATTGGGAAGAGCAGGAGCTTCATGACCTGTATGCAGGCATGGATGCTCTTGCTGCTGGTTATCATATGGATTTGATCGGCGGGGACACCGTTTCCGGACAGGAGCTTTCTGTGACGGTTACGGTGATCGGGATGGTCGATAAAAATAAAGCAAGGTATCGTTCTGTGGCTCAGCCTGCTGATGTTGTCTTCGTCACAGGTACGCTCGGAGATTCGCGCGGAGGACTCGAATGGCTCCTTAAAGAAGGGGAGAACCCGGACAAGGAGACGGCTTTTCTTGTGGAAAGACACCGGATGCCGTTACCCAGGGTTTCTTTCGCAGCAGGACTCTCCAATTTGGAACGAGTGGCGTTGAACGATATCAGTGACGGTATTGCCAACGAAGCAAATGAAATAGCAGAAGCAAGTGATGTCGATTTGATTATTGATGCGGACTATCTCCCGTATTCGGATGCATTGATGCATGTATATCCGGATCGATATAAAGAGTGGATGCTTTCCGGCGGGGAAGATTTTGAGCTGCTCGGAACCGTCCCGGAAACGGATTGGGAACGCGTTCAGCAGATTGCGGAGCAGCTGAAACTTCGTATTACCCGGGTTGGAAGTGTTACTTCCAAACGTCAGGAGGAAGCTTCTGTCTATTTACAGGAACATGGACAAAGAAAACGGCTGGAAAAGTCCGGTTACACGCATTTGAGGAGTGAATGA